The Paludisphaera rhizosphaerae genome segment TCCGCGATCGGAGAGAGGCGGGGCGAGTCCTCGCCGAGTCTCTTTCGAAATACGCCGGACGTTCCGACGTGTTGGTTCTGGGGCTGCCGCGCGGCGGCGTGCCGGTGGCGTATGAGGCGGCCCACGCCCTGGGAGCGCCGCTCGACGTGTTCCTGGTCCGCAAGCTCGGCGTACCGGGTCATGAGGAGCTGGCCTTCGGCGCATTGGCGTCGGGGGGCGTTCGGCTGCTGAATCGAGACGTCGTCGAGGCCCTGCGGATCCAGCCGCAGGTCGTCGAGGCGGTCACGAAGATGGAGGCGACCGAGTTGGGACGTCGCGAGCGGCAGTATCGCGACGACCGCCCCGCGCCCGAGGTGCGAGACAGGACCGTCATTCTGATCGACGACGGCCTGGCCACCGGAGCGAGCATGCGCGCGGCCGTCGCCGCGTTGAAACGAATGGGGCCGGCGAGGGTCGTGGTCGCCGTCCCCGTCGCGGCTCGTCAAACGGTTGACGAGATGTCCCACGAGGTCGACGAGATCGTTTGCGCGAGAACTCCGGAGCCGTTCCAGGCGGTCGGCCTTTGGTACGCCGACTTCAGCCAGACGAGCGACGCGGAGGTGAGTGAATTGCTTCGACAGGCGGAGCGAGAGCAAGAAGCGGCCCGGACGGCGTCCCGCTGAGCGCGGCGTTCGGGGGTGAGATGGATTTCAGCCAGGAGTTGATTCGATGATTCAGACCATCGACGGCGTGCAGACGATCCCCGTCCAGATCCCCGCCGTGGGCGTCATGTTGGAGGGCGACCTGGCGGTTCCGCCGGACGCGCGCGGAGCGGTCCTGTTTGCGCACGGCAGCGGCAGCGGCCGGTTCAGCGAACGCAACCGAGCCGTCGCCGCGACGCTCCAGGCGGCGGGGTTCGCCACCCTGCTGTTCGACCTGCTCACGGCGGCCGAGGAACGCGAAGAACGATACACCCGCCATCTGCGGTTCGACATCGACCTGCTGATCGGCCGGCTGGTGGCCGCGACCGAGTGGATCGAACGTCGTCCGGAGACGGTCGGCCTGAAGCTCGGCTACTTCGGGGCGAGCACCGGCGGCGCTGCGGCCCTGGGGGCGGCGGCTGAGCGTCCCGAGGTCGCCGCCGTCGTCTCGCGCGGCGGTCGACCCGACCTCACGCCCGACGCCTCGCTGTTCGCGGTCCAGGCGCCGACGCTGCTGATCGTCGGCGGCGACGACCGCCAGGTGCTGGCCCTGAACCGACGGACCATGGCCCGGATGAGGGCCCCCGTCGCCCTGGAGATCGTCCCCGGGGCGACCCATCTCTTCGAAGAACCGGGCGCTCTGGATCAGGTCGCCCGGCTGGCTCGCGAGTGGTTCGAGACCTATCTCCGGTAAGGCCTGAGCGGTCGGCCGGAGTGGAAGGAGAGGGAGTCATGGCTTCCATGACGCGCCTTTCGCGGGCGGAGGCGCCGCCGTCGCCCGCACTCGTCGCCGAGGTTCAGGGGCTGGCCCGCCCGCTGCGGGGGCCCGCCGACCTGGACCCCCTGCTGGAACGGATCGGCGACGCCCGCTACGTCCTGCTGGGAGAAGCCTCGCACGGCACGTCCGAGTTCTACACCTGGCGCTCCCAGATCAGCCGCCGCTTGATCGTCGAGAAAGGCTTCTCGTTCATCGCCGTCGAGGGGGACTGGCCCGACTGCTATCAGGTCGACCAGTTCGTCAAGGGCCGCGGCCCGGCCGGCGAAACCGCCCGCGACGTGCTCCACGGCTTCGAGCGATGGCCGACCTGGATGTGGGCCAACGAGGAGGTCGTCGAGCTGGTCGAGTGGCTCCGGAGTCACAACGCCGCACAGCCCTCCGCGCGCCGCGTCGGCCTCTACGGCCTGGACGTCTACAGCCTATGGGATTCGCTCTACGCGATCATGGGCTACCTCCAGCGCAAGGAGCCCTCGGCCCTGCCGGCCGCGTGGGAAGCCTTCCGTTGTTTTGAACCCTACGGCGAAGACGTGCAGGAATACGCCCGCGCCTCGCGGTTCGTCCCCAACTCCTGCGAGGACGAGGTCGTCGATCTGCTCCAGGAGCTGCGTCGTCGGTCTGGACCGTCGTCGGCTGGAGAATCCGAGGATGATCGCGAAGCCCGGTTCGTCGCCGAGCAGAACGGCCTGGTGCTCCAGAACGCCGAGGCTTACTACCGAGCCATGGTCCGGGGAGGACCCGATTCCTGGAACCTCCGCGACAGTCACATGGTTGAAACCCTGGATCGGTTGATGCTCCAGCACGGCCCGGACGCGCGGGCGATCGTCTGGGAGCACAACACCCACATCGGCGACGCCCGATTCACCGACATGGCCGAGCAGGGCGAGTACAACGTCGGGCAGCTCGTCCGCGAACGCCACGGCGACGACGGGGTCGTGCTCGTCGGCTTCGGCTCGCACCGAGGGCGCGTGATCGCCGGTCGACGTTGGGAGGCTCCGATGGAGAGCATGGTCGTCCCCCGCGCCCGCGAGGGGAGCTGGGAAGACGTCGTCCATCGGGCCGTCGGCCGTGACGCGATTTTGGTCTTCAAGCCGGACCGCGCGAGCCCCGAGATCATGGAGCCTCGCGGCCACCGCGCCATCGGCGTCGTCTATCGGCCGGAGTACGAGCACCTGGGCAACTACGTCCCCACGATCCTGCCGCGACGTTACGACGCCTTCCTCCATCTGGAGGAGACTCACGCGTTGCACCCGCTGTCCGGCGTCCGCGTGGAAGAGCGAGGCGAGACGCCCGAGACCTTCCCCTCAGGCGTCTGAGGCTCGGTCAGAAGAACATCGCGAACCGCATCCAGAAGGTGTTGTACTGGTCGACGTATCCAGGGCCGACGAGCGGGATCGGGTTGTTGAACCAGGTCCAGACGTAGTCGAAACTCACGCGGGTGTACTTGTTGGGCCACCAGTTCATGCCGGTCATGAAGCTGTCCATTCGCTCCGTCGAACGCGTGGGGTCGGCGAAGCCGCGGTCGATGTCGCCGCGACCGGCGTTGAACTCGGACCACTGCGCGGCGATTTGCCAGGCGCCGGGGCCGTACTGGCCGCGGCTGGGGATGAACGGCCGCAAGGGCTCCGTGACCGCGTAGCCCTGGAAGCCGCTGCCCATGAAATCGCGCTCGCCGGTCAGGTAGTACGAGGCGTTCACGTAATAGGCCCACTGAGTCGACCGGCCGCGATTGACGCCGTCGGTCAGCTCGCGGCTGAAGTTCATCATCTCCGCCAGGACGCTGAAGCGGCCGAACCAGTAGACGTGCGGCGCGACCCGCGACCGCATGCCGTCGGCCCAGACGTTCTGGTTGTAGACGTACCAGGGGAGGCCGACGACCGTGACGAAGCTGGGGTTCGTCGTCGCCTCGCCGTTGTTCGTGAAGGCGATGCTCGTCTGGTCCAGCTTGTAGTGGTTGTCCCCTGCCGAGAACCCAACGCCGCCGCCCAGACCCTCGAAGTGCGAGTCCTTCCAGGCGTCGCCGCGGAAGGGCGTGAAGTCGACGGCGCCGTTGTACTCGACGTTCCGATTGAGGTCGCCGTACAGCGAGGTCGCGGAGTTGGTCACGCCCGACCACCACTGCATCCGGTTGTCGAACAAGGTGCCGTTGAACATGACGCCGAAAGGCCGCTTGGCCGCCAACTGAAACAGGGGCGAGTTCGTGATCACCGGCTCCAGCGCCGGGGAGAAGGCGTAATACTCGTACAAGGGCGGCGTCAGTCCCTTACCGACGCGCATGTTGACGTACTTGTTGATATGCCAGGCCACGAACATGTCGAGAAGGTTGTAGGTGCCCAGGAAAGCCTGGGTGCCGACCTGATAGCTCCAGTCCTTGGTGATGTTCCCGTAGAAGTACATACGAGTGAACGGGCTGTTGAAGTTCTGCTCGTTGGTGGGCATGTTGGCGCGGTCGAAGAAGGTGCCGTCCAGGGTGAGCTGGCTGGTGACGTTGAGCGAGAACTCGTCGTCGTCGGTGCTGAAGCTGAAGTACCCGCCGCCGCCGTTGGGGCCTGTGGCGTCATGGTGGAACTTGTAGCGTCCCTTCAGGGGATAACGGTCGGCGTCGGGCGGCTCGCCCGTGTCGGGGCCGAAGGCGCCGGACTGATACCGATTGGGGAGGCCGTTGAACCCGCCTCTGCCTTCCTCGGCCGCCGTCAACGGCGAACCGAAACCGCCCCAATTGCGGCCGTCGCCGCCAGGGCCGGCGACGCCGGCTGGGGCACCGCCGCCGCCGCCCACGCTGATGCCCTGAAGTTGGCGCTGGAGTATCTCGACCTGAGCCTTAAGCTGGCGGGCCTCGGCGACTTCGGCGCGGAGCTGCCGCAGCTCGGAAAGAATATCGGCGTCGGTGGCGAGCCCCGCGCTTGGAGGAACCGCGCCTGACGGTATCGGCGGCGTCGTGGGGGTCTGGCCTATGGCCTGCACCGCCGACGCCAGCGCCAGCCCGAGGGCGGCGACGAACCGACAGAAATTGGCGCGTCCCACGAACACCTCCTCGACCCCTCGGACGCATGGGTGACGTCCCATCCTCAGCGCGCGGCCAGCCGTTCAAGCCGATCGGCGTCGTTTGTATCGATCACAAGGACTGTGAGGCTTGAGGGGGATTATGAAAGGAAGCGAAATTTTGGGACGGCTTCAGGGTTGATTCGCCATTACGGGCGTGAGATCCTCGGAAAACACGGACGGTTTCAACACGTCCCCCCAGGCTCGTGCGGTGAATCACGCGAATGCAAGCGTTCAAGCCCTCCTCGGCTGTCGCCCGGTATTTTGACCTGGCGATTCTGCGGGGCGTCGGACAGATCATGTTCCAGGGGCACGCCGGTACGGGCGTTTGCTTCCTGGCGGGGATCGCCCTGGCCTCGCCGATCATGCTCCTGGGAGCTGTGCTTGGCGCCTTGATCGGACCGATGACGGCTCGCGTTGCGGGATTCGACAAGGATCAGATCGAGCAGGGGCTGTTCGGGTTCAACTCGACGCTCGTCGGTCTGGCCACGCTCTTCTTCCTGAAGCCGGCGGGACTGACGTTCACCCTGCTGGTCCTGGGTTGCATCGCCTCGACGTTCATCACCTGGCTGGCGATGCGGTTCCTGCCGTTCCCGGCCTACACGGGCCCCTTCGTCGTGTCGACGTGGATCTTGCTCGTCATCGCCCACGCGATTGCGGGGAACTCGCTCGACGTCTCCCCCGCGTCGGAGGCCGTCGCGCCGGGGGGCTTCATCGAGCAAGTTCTGCGGGGCGAGGCCGAGGTCATGCTGGGGGCGAACGTCGTCACGGGGATTCTGTTCCTCGTCGGGATCGCCCTGAGCGACGTTTGGCACGCCGGCATGGCTCTTCTGGGCTCGATCGTCGGCACCGCCATGGCCGACTATCACGGCGATCCGACGCAGGCGATCTCGATCGGAATCTACGGTTACAACGCGGCCCTGGCGGCGATGGCGATGTTCCTGAAGCGAAAGTCGCTCACGTTGCCGATCCTGGCGGCGTTGATCGCGACCGGGATGACGGAGTTCTTTCCGAAGTCGCTGGGCGTCCCGGCGCTGACGGGGCCGTTCGTGGCCGCGTCGTGGTTGATGCTGGCGGTGATCTGGCTTGAGGATCGACTGTTCGGAGAGGCTCGCTGGTTTAGCAGGCCGTAAGGCGAGGGAGGATCTGACATGCACCTGACACCCCGAGAGATCGAGAAGCTGCTGATCCATCAGCTCGCCGACGTGGCGCTGAAGCGGAAGGCGAAGGGCCTGAAGCTCAACCACCCGGAGTCGATGGCCATCATCTGCGCCGCCGCCCTCGAAGGCGCGCGCGAGGGGAAGACCGTCGAGGAAGTGATGAAGGACGCGGCGACCGTCCTGACGCGCGAGGATGTGATGGAAGGGGTCGCGGAGATGATCCCCTTCGTGCAACTGGAAGCGATCTTCACCGACGGCAGCCGCCTGGTCACCGTGCACGACCCGATCAAGTGAGTCCGCGTCCCATCGCGATCGGAGGCGACCCATGTCCAAATCGAAAAAAGCCGAACCCGAGTCGAAAGAACCTGAAGTCGAGCTCCCGACCGGCCCAGGCGTCCAGTTCGAACATCACCACGAGGCGGCGCCGCAGGCTCCTCGGGGGGCGAAGGAGGCGCCGGTCGGCGGCCTGATCCTCAAGCACGTCTCGATCGAGCTGAACGCCGGCCGCCCGACGGTGACGATCAAGGTTCGCAACACGGGCGATCGTCCGATCCAGGTCGGCTCGCATTTTCACTTCTTCGAGGTCAACCGTTACCTCGAGTTCGATCGCAGGAAGGCGTTCGGCCGCCGTCTGGACGTCCCGGCGACGACCGCCGTCCGCTTCGAGCCGGGCGACGAGAAGGAAGTGACGCTCGTGCCGATGGGGGGCAAGCAGTTCTGCTACGGCTTCAACAACCTGGTCGACGGCTGGACGGGGGACGGGCCCAACCCGGACTATCGGCCCAACGAGGATGCCGGCGTCCGGCGGGTGAAGGAACAGGGATTCAAGTCGACCAAGTCGTGAGCCAGACGGAGGCGAAGACGTGTCCAAGATCACGCGACAGCAGTACGCCGATCTCTTTGGTCCGACAGTCGGCGACAAGATCCGGCTTGGGGACAGCGACCTCTACATCGAGATCGAGCGGGACCTCCGCACCTACGGCGACGAGTTGGTCTGCGGCGGCGGCAAGACGCTCCGCGACGGCATGGGCTCGGACAACCAGCTCACGCAGGAGTCGGGCTGCCTCGACCTGGTCATCACCAACGTCACGGTTCTGGATCCCATCCTGGGCGTGCTCAAGGCGGACGTCGGCGTTCGCAACGGGCGGATCGTGGGGATCGGCAAGGCGGGGAACCCCAGCACGATGGACGGGGTCACTCCCGGCCTGAGCACCGGCGTAGCCACCGACGCCATCAGCGGCGAGCACCTGATCCTCACCGCCGCGGGGATGGACACCCACATTCACTACATCTGCCCCCAGCAGGTCTGGGCGGCGCTCTCCAACGGGACGACCACGTTCTGGGGGGGCGGCGTGGGGCCGACCGACGGCACGAACGGCGTGACCTCGACCAACGGCCCCTGGAACCTGGAGATGATGTTGCGGTCCGTCGAGGGCCTGCCGATCAACTTCGGCTTCCAGGGCAAGGGGAACAGCAGCGGTGCCGCGCCGCTGATCGAGCAGATCCGCGGCGGGGCCGCCGGGTTCAAGATTCACGAGGACTACGGGACCACCCCGGCCGCGATCCGGTCCTGCCTGGCGGTCGCCGATGAGTACGACGTGAGCGTCGCCGTTCACACCGACACGCTCAACGAGTCGGGCTTCGTCGAGGATTCGATCGCGGCGTTCGACGGACGGACGATCCACACGTACCACTCCGAGGGCGCCGGCGGCGGTCACGCCCCCGACTTGCTCAAGGTGGTGGGCCAACCCAACGTGCTCCCCAGCTCGACCAACCCGACGCTCCCCTGCGGGGTGAATTCGGTGGCTGAGCTGTTCGACATGATCATGGTCTGCCACAACCTCAACCCCAAGATCCCCTCAGACGTTGCCTTCGCCGAGAGCCGCGTTCGCGCCGAGACGATCGTCGCCGAGAGCGTCCTGCACGACATGGGCGCCATCTCGATCATCGGCAGCGACTCGCAGGCGATGGGCCGCGCTGGGGAGAACTTCCTCCGCGCCTTCCAGACGGCCGACGCGATGAAGAAGGCCCGCGGCCCGCTCCCCGAGGACGCCTCCGGCAACGACAACTTTCGGGTGCTCCGCTATCTGGCCAAGGTCACGCTCAACCCGTGCATCACCGCCGGGATCTCCAGCACTCTGGGGTCCATCGCCCCCGGCAAGCTGGCCGACCTGGTCCTCTGGGAGCCGGCCTTCTTCGGGGCCAAACCCAAGCTGGTGCTCAAGGGCGGTATGATCGTTTGGGCCAACATGGGCGACCCCAACGCCTCGCTCCCGACGCCCCAGCCGATGATGTATCGGCCGATGTTCGGCGCCTTCGGTTCAGCTCTGGCCCGCACCTGCGTCACTTTCGTCTCCCGCGCGGCGCACGATTTGAACATCAAGGAGAAGTACGGCCTGCAGCGCATTGTGGAGCCGGTCTCGACGACGCGGGTGCTGACCAAGCATCACATGGTCCGCAACGATTTCCTGCCGAAGATCGAGGTCGACCCGCAGACGTTCGCCGTGAAGGTGGACGGCGTCCACGCCACTGTGACGCCGCCCAAGACGATCTCGCTGAACCAACTGTATTTCTTCTGCTGACGCCGCTGCGGGCTGGACGGAGGACGCCGATGATCCTTATCGAGAAGCCGCTCGGCAACGAGCGGGACCCTTCGTGGGCCCAACTGCTGGAAGACGCCGTGATCGACACGCTCGACCTGGACCAGTGGCAGGCCCAGAAGAGCCGAATGCGGCTGAAGACCGAGGCGGGCGTGGAGGTGGCGATCGCCCTTGATCGCAACACCCACCTGCGCGACGGCGACGTCCTGGCCTGGGACGAACCCAACCTGACCGCCATCGTCGCGCGGGTGAGCCTGAAGGAAGTCATGATCCTGAAGCTCGACGGCCTGCTGGGCCTTCCTCCGGAGGAACTCGCGAGGGCGTGCGTCGAGTTGGGCCATGCCTTGGGGAACCAGCACTGGCCGGCCGTGGTCAAGGGGACGTCCGTGTTCGTGCCGTTGACCGTGGATCAGAAGGTGATGGAATCGGTGATGAGGACCCACGCGTTTGAGGGGATCACCCCCGAGTTCGCCCCGGGGGCCGAGATCATCCCGCACCTGGCCCCGCATGAGGCCCGTCGCCTCTTCGGCGGGGCTGAGTCCACGCCGCATTCTCACGTCCCGGCGAATATCGATGAACCCTGAGACGCGGAGAGCGGCTTGGCGACGATCGCGGAATTGATGCGGGTCCTCCAGTTCGGCGATTCGCTGCTGCCTGTCGGGGCGTTCTCGTTCTCGAACGGGCTGGAGACCGCGGTGGAAATCGGCGTGGTGCACGACGTCGAGACGCTTCGCGCGTTCGTGCGCGCGGCCGTCGAGCAAGCGGCCACGTCGGACGGCGTGGCCGTGCTGGCGACGCATCGCGCGGTTTCGGTCGGCGACATTACGGGCGTCGACCGGGCCGATCGGGCGGTGTTCGACCGCAAGCTGAACGAGGAGATGCGGACGATGACCGTCCGGATGGGCCGCAAGCTCGCTGAGATGGCCGCACGCGTCCTCGGCCCGTCGACCCCCTCCGACTGGCTCGATCGCATCAAGGCCGGCGCGACGCCCGGCTGCCTGCCCATCGGTCAGGCCCTGGTCTTCGCGGCGCTCGGCCTCTCTGAACGCGACGCCTTCGCCGTTCATCAGTACGGGCTGGCGACGATGATGATCAACGCCTCGCTGCGGCTGATGAAGATCCACTATCTGGACGCGCAGGCGGTCCTCTTCGAGGTCGACGCCGACGCTGAAGAGGCTTACTGGCGAGTCGCGAAGCTGGGGCTCGACGATATGGCGGCCTTCGCGCCAGGGTTCGACGTCCTGGCCTCGCTGCACGTTCGGGCCCACGTCCGCATGTTCATGAATTGATCGAGGAGTCGAACGAGATGGCGAAGAAGATCACGCGGATCGGCGTCGGCGGCCCGGTCGGCTCGGGGAAGACGGCGATCATCGAGGCGATCACGCCGAGGCTTCTGGACCTGGGCTCGCGCGTCCTCATCATCACCAACGACGTCGTCACCACCGAGGACGCCGCGCACGTTCGGAGGACGCTCAAGGGCGTGCTCGTGGAGGAGCGGATCCTCGGCGTTGAGACCGGCGCCTGCCCGCACACAGCCGTCCGCGAGGATCCTAGCATGAACCTCGCGGCCGTCGAGGACATGGAGGCCCGGTTCCCCGACTCGGACGTCGTCCTGATCGAGAGCGGCGGCGATAACCTCACGCTCACGTTCAGCCCGGCGCTCGTCGATTTCTTCATCTACGTCATCGACGTCGCCGCCGGCGACAAGATCCCCCGCAAGAACGGGCCGGGGATCACGCGGTCGGACATCCTCGTCATCAACAAGACCGACCTCGCGCCGTACGTCGGAGCCAGCCTCAAGGTCATGGAGGACGACTCGCGGCTGATGCGCAAGGGCCGTCCGTTCGTCTTCACCAACTGCAAGACGGGCGAGGGGATCGAGGAACTCATCGACCTGATTCGCGAGAACGTCCTGTTCGATCTTCCTACCGAGAAGGCCGCGAAGTGAGCATGATCCCCGCTCCCGAACTGGCCCCGTACCTCGACGAGCCGGCGCAGCTCCCCAGCGGCGGGTTCGGCAAGAATGCGAAGCTCCTCCTGCGCTTCGAGCGTCGGGGCGAGCGTTCGATCCTCGCCGCCATGGAACGCCGCGCGCCTCTGCTGGTGCAGAAGGCCCTTTATTGCGACGAGGGGATGCCCAGCCTGCCGGTCGTCTTCATCATCAGCAACGCGGGGGGCATCCTCCAGGGGGATCGCTACGCGATGGACTTTTCCGCCGGCCCGGGCTCGTGTGGGCACATCACGACGCAGGCGGGCACCAAGATCCACGAGATGGACGCCAACCACGCGAGCCAGACCCAGGAGATCACGCTCGACGAGAACGCCTATCTGGAGTACATCCCCGAGCCCACCATCCCGTTCGCCCGCTCACGCTTTCTGACCAGGACGCGGGTTCGGATCGCCCCCACGGCGACGCTCCTCTACGCCGAGACCCTCCTGGGCGGCCGGAAGCACTACCGCGACGGCGAGCTGTTCCGCTTCGACCTCTTCTCGTCGACCGTCGCCGCCGAGCGGCCCGATGGGTCGAGCCTTTTCGTCGAGAAGTTCATCATCGACCCCGCGCGCTCGCCCGTCGCGCGACCGGGCGTGATGCAGGGCTTCGACGTCTTCGGCAACGTCCTGTTGCTGACGCCCCCCGCCATCGCCGACGTCGTGGCGAACCAGGCCGCCTTCGGCTGGAACGAGACTGAAGGCTGGGCCGCCGGCGTCGGCCGCCTGCCCAACGACGCAGGGCTCGTCTACAAGGTTGTCGGCCGCGACTCGGCTATTGTCCGGACAAAAATCCGCCACTTCTGGTCGATCGTCCGTCCGGCGGTCAACGGACACGTCGTGCCGCCGGAGTTCGCGTGGAGGTAGGAGACGTCAGCCCTCACGTCTCGCTGCGGCCACCGCATTCCAGAGGAGCGTGGCGTAGTAGACGGGGGCGTGGTCGGCGAGGCCTCGGACGAGCAGGGGGGCTTCGCCGACGGCCAGCCGGCGCTGTTCGAAGGACAGGCGGACGGCGGCGGCCAGGGCCTGGAATCCCTCGTTCCACTCTTGCCAGAGCCGCCGAGGCGCGGCGTCGGGGACTTCCTGTTCCTCGCCGGCGTGACGATAGCCCAGCGGCCAGGGCGGAGGGACCTTGGGGATGAGATCGTCGCGGTGGACGAACCGACGGTGGACGCAGACCGGGAGCGTGTCGACGAACTCGGCGTCGCCCACGCGCGGGCATCCGTAGGTGTAGATTCCCGTCACGTCCGATTCGCGAAGGTGCGACGCCGCCAGCACCGCCAGGGCGCCGCCCAGGCTGTGGCCGGTCAGCCAGAGGGCCTGGCCAGGACGCCTTGCGGCCACGACCTCGTCGAGCTGCTGGCTGATGGCCTGGAACGCCTGAAGGAATCCCGAGTGGACTCGCCCACCCGAGGCGCGGGTTGCGGGGAGGAGTTGAGCGTCGATCTTGAGGTCCTCATTGCCGAGGATCCAGTCGACCAGCCGGGCGACTTCATTCGGCGAGAGGTTCTCCGGCACGGGAGGGACCGGCAAGCTCGTGCCGCGGAAGGCGATCACCAGGGCGTCGGGTCCTTGAAGGACCACGGCCCGCGGTTCGTCCGGGTCGCCAAGCGTCCGGGCCTGCCAGCCGAGGCCGGGCAGGGGGGATTGACGAACGCGGTCGGCGATGAAGTTCGCGTCGCCGTAGGCCAGCAGAGAGGCGTCGGCCAGGAGCCAGGCGTTCGGGTCGTCGAACGCGCCGGCAGGCGTGCGGACGGATCGCCGGGGGTCGGCCTCGAAGGGGACGACCTCGGCGAAGGCGAAGTAGGGGAAGTCGGCGGCGGGGGGCGTGAGCCCTTCGAGGGTCTCGCGCGGCGGCG includes the following:
- a CDS encoding phosphoribosyltransferase — its product is MSRQVFRDRREAGRVLAESLSKYAGRSDVLVLGLPRGGVPVAYEAAHALGAPLDVFLVRKLGVPGHEELAFGALASGGVRLLNRDVVEALRIQPQVVEAVTKMEATELGRRERQYRDDRPAPEVRDRTVILIDDGLATGASMRAAVAALKRMGPARVVVAVPVAARQTVDEMSHEVDEIVCARTPEPFQAVGLWYADFSQTSDAEVSELLRQAEREQEAARTASR
- a CDS encoding dienelactone hydrolase family protein, producing MIQTIDGVQTIPVQIPAVGVMLEGDLAVPPDARGAVLFAHGSGSGRFSERNRAVAATLQAAGFATLLFDLLTAAEEREERYTRHLRFDIDLLIGRLVAATEWIERRPETVGLKLGYFGASTGGAAALGAAAERPEVAAVVSRGGRPDLTPDASLFAVQAPTLLIVGGDDRQVLALNRRTMARMRAPVALEIVPGATHLFEEPGALDQVARLAREWFETYLR
- a CDS encoding erythromycin esterase family protein, with product MASMTRLSRAEAPPSPALVAEVQGLARPLRGPADLDPLLERIGDARYVLLGEASHGTSEFYTWRSQISRRLIVEKGFSFIAVEGDWPDCYQVDQFVKGRGPAGETARDVLHGFERWPTWMWANEEVVELVEWLRSHNAAQPSARRVGLYGLDVYSLWDSLYAIMGYLQRKEPSALPAAWEAFRCFEPYGEDVQEYARASRFVPNSCEDEVVDLLQELRRRSGPSSAGESEDDREARFVAEQNGLVLQNAEAYYRAMVRGGPDSWNLRDSHMVETLDRLMLQHGPDARAIVWEHNTHIGDARFTDMAEQGEYNVGQLVRERHGDDGVVLVGFGSHRGRVIAGRRWEAPMESMVVPRAREGSWEDVVHRAVGRDAILVFKPDRASPEIMEPRGHRAIGVVYRPEYEHLGNYVPTILPRRYDAFLHLEETHALHPLSGVRVEERGETPETFPSGV
- a CDS encoding porin family protein, translating into MGRANFCRFVAALGLALASAVQAIGQTPTTPPIPSGAVPPSAGLATDADILSELRQLRAEVAEARQLKAQVEILQRQLQGISVGGGGGAPAGVAGPGGDGRNWGGFGSPLTAAEEGRGGFNGLPNRYQSGAFGPDTGEPPDADRYPLKGRYKFHHDATGPNGGGGYFSFSTDDDEFSLNVTSQLTLDGTFFDRANMPTNEQNFNSPFTRMYFYGNITKDWSYQVGTQAFLGTYNLLDMFVAWHINKYVNMRVGKGLTPPLYEYYAFSPALEPVITNSPLFQLAAKRPFGVMFNGTLFDNRMQWWSGVTNSATSLYGDLNRNVEYNGAVDFTPFRGDAWKDSHFEGLGGGVGFSAGDNHYKLDQTSIAFTNNGEATTNPSFVTVVGLPWYVYNQNVWADGMRSRVAPHVYWFGRFSVLAEMMNFSRELTDGVNRGRSTQWAYYVNASYYLTGERDFMGSGFQGYAVTEPLRPFIPSRGQYGPGAWQIAAQWSEFNAGRGDIDRGFADPTRSTERMDSFMTGMNWWPNKYTRVSFDYVWTWFNNPIPLVGPGYVDQYNTFWMRFAMFF
- a CDS encoding urea transporter, which encodes MQAFKPSSAVARYFDLAILRGVGQIMFQGHAGTGVCFLAGIALASPIMLLGAVLGALIGPMTARVAGFDKDQIEQGLFGFNSTLVGLATLFFLKPAGLTFTLLVLGCIASTFITWLAMRFLPFPAYTGPFVVSTWILLVIAHAIAGNSLDVSPASEAVAPGGFIEQVLRGEAEVMLGANVVTGILFLVGIALSDVWHAGMALLGSIVGTAMADYHGDPTQAISIGIYGYNAALAAMAMFLKRKSLTLPILAALIATGMTEFFPKSLGVPALTGPFVAASWLMLAVIWLEDRLFGEARWFSRP
- a CDS encoding urease subunit gamma is translated as MHLTPREIEKLLIHQLADVALKRKAKGLKLNHPESMAIICAAALEGAREGKTVEEVMKDAATVLTREDVMEGVAEMIPFVQLEAIFTDGSRLVTVHDPIK
- the ureB gene encoding urease subunit beta; protein product: MSKSKKAEPESKEPEVELPTGPGVQFEHHHEAAPQAPRGAKEAPVGGLILKHVSIELNAGRPTVTIKVRNTGDRPIQVGSHFHFFEVNRYLEFDRRKAFGRRLDVPATTAVRFEPGDEKEVTLVPMGGKQFCYGFNNLVDGWTGDGPNPDYRPNEDAGVRRVKEQGFKSTKS
- a CDS encoding urease subunit alpha — protein: MSKITRQQYADLFGPTVGDKIRLGDSDLYIEIERDLRTYGDELVCGGGKTLRDGMGSDNQLTQESGCLDLVITNVTVLDPILGVLKADVGVRNGRIVGIGKAGNPSTMDGVTPGLSTGVATDAISGEHLILTAAGMDTHIHYICPQQVWAALSNGTTTFWGGGVGPTDGTNGVTSTNGPWNLEMMLRSVEGLPINFGFQGKGNSSGAAPLIEQIRGGAAGFKIHEDYGTTPAAIRSCLAVADEYDVSVAVHTDTLNESGFVEDSIAAFDGRTIHTYHSEGAGGGHAPDLLKVVGQPNVLPSSTNPTLPCGVNSVAELFDMIMVCHNLNPKIPSDVAFAESRVRAETIVAESVLHDMGAISIIGSDSQAMGRAGENFLRAFQTADAMKKARGPLPEDASGNDNFRVLRYLAKVTLNPCITAGISSTLGSIAPGKLADLVLWEPAFFGAKPKLVLKGGMIVWANMGDPNASLPTPQPMMYRPMFGAFGSALARTCVTFVSRAAHDLNIKEKYGLQRIVEPVSTTRVLTKHHMVRNDFLPKIEVDPQTFAVKVDGVHATVTPPKTISLNQLYFFC
- the ureE gene encoding urease accessory protein UreE (involved in the assembly of the urease metallocenter; possible nickel donor), producing the protein MILIEKPLGNERDPSWAQLLEDAVIDTLDLDQWQAQKSRMRLKTEAGVEVAIALDRNTHLRDGDVLAWDEPNLTAIVARVSLKEVMILKLDGLLGLPPEELARACVELGHALGNQHWPAVVKGTSVFVPLTVDQKVMESVMRTHAFEGITPEFAPGAEIIPHLAPHEARRLFGGAESTPHSHVPANIDEP
- a CDS encoding urease accessory protein UreF, encoding MRVLQFGDSLLPVGAFSFSNGLETAVEIGVVHDVETLRAFVRAAVEQAATSDGVAVLATHRAVSVGDITGVDRADRAVFDRKLNEEMRTMTVRMGRKLAEMAARVLGPSTPSDWLDRIKAGATPGCLPIGQALVFAALGLSERDAFAVHQYGLATMMINASLRLMKIHYLDAQAVLFEVDADAEEAYWRVAKLGLDDMAAFAPGFDVLASLHVRAHVRMFMN
- the ureG gene encoding urease accessory protein UreG; this encodes MAKKITRIGVGGPVGSGKTAIIEAITPRLLDLGSRVLIITNDVVTTEDAAHVRRTLKGVLVEERILGVETGACPHTAVREDPSMNLAAVEDMEARFPDSDVVLIESGGDNLTLTFSPALVDFFIYVIDVAAGDKIPRKNGPGITRSDILVINKTDLAPYVGASLKVMEDDSRLMRKGRPFVFTNCKTGEGIEELIDLIRENVLFDLPTEKAAK